The genomic region AGGTAGAGTATGCTTGAGAATATATTTAAAGGATTTGTTGATCCAAATttactcttttcattttttttccctttattttatttttaatttttggtaGTAGATGTGATTGGGACTGTATAGCTTTTCAAATGTGAAGGCTCATTCTGTTTTGGCTTGCAGGTTGCTTGTAGAGACTATCCTCATGCCCGGCATGCTTGTGCTAAATTCCCTTTTTCTTCCACACCCCATGAAACACATTGTGACCAGGTAAATAAGTGAAGATTATAGCCTCGCTCTATTATCTAACTTTTGCACTCATGTCTCATTTTATCTTGAATATTTCTAATTGTTACTTACTATTCGATATCATCCTTCTATCTATTATGCTGATTTCTGTTTGACACTATGCAGTGTCACTGTTATGTCTGCGACTCCCTAGCACCATGTTTAATGTGGGGCACTGGTTTGCACATTTTAGATCATTGTCATGCAAATGATAAAACTGAGCTATGGAAAATTCAGAGGAAAAACTTCAAGCTGGGCAATTTTTCTCCCTTACCAGCTTTGCCCAATCATGGTACTTCATTACGTGCGGGGCATCGGGAGTGTAATGAAACTCTGCCTCCTGAGGTTATTCACTTGCCTCCAGATTCCATTTTACGGAATCAAGCACGAAGGTCAACTGCAGTGCACAGTTATTCATTGAATTCTGTGCCTCAGAATAACATTTCTCGTCCAGCAAGATTGGTTGCTCACTCCCCTGCACTGAATTCCAGGGTGCAGAACCAGCTCCCTATCCCGAATAACATCCCTGTATACTCGAAAGCCCCCAACATATCAATCCCGAATGGTGCAAACCATGGTAGGTCCTACAGAGGTGCATTCGTTAGAAACAGACCCCAACCTCTCTTTTTTCCAAAGCATTGTCTcggtgtgcgtacgcatgccatCCATAAGGAGCGAGGAAGTGGTGTAAGTGGTTTAAGTCATCAGTTCCTTCATCCCCTTACAGTGCCGAACAGAGTAGCCACTGCCGCAAACTTCCCAACAGTGAATCACTCTGGTCATGTTTCGTCCAGCCTCAGCAACCATGTTAGTTCAACACAGCTACAAGGTGATGAATATCATACTGCTCCAGGATTCTCTAATCAGAGCAATGTCAATGACGCAAATCGTGTTTGGCTCCCCGGAAATTCACCGTTGTCACCAAATTCCAGGTCTCGTCCGCAAACATACAGCCAACCATTCATCCAGTCAAATGAGGGCAACAATTTCTATGAACCTTACATTCAGGATGGTGATTCACCTTTAATTTATTCGGCGCCCTCTAATAGCAACCAGCATCAAAATGAGCATCAAATGAGAAATCAAAATGAAAATGCTGTTGGAAATATTGTTCCATGTGAAATTGAAAGTCAAGAAACTTATCAATCAAATCAACAAGAGGTCAACCAAAGGGAAGCTTCTGGAAATGCGGATAACATTTCAGCTTTTGAATCAAATTGGTGCAAAAATACTGGTCAAAGTGTTGAACCTCCAATTGCATGCTCTCATCTACAAGATTCCGGATCCTCCAACCAAGTCCAACCACCCAATGTAAACGAATCCGATACACATGTAACCCCTACTGGAAATGTTGAACCACCAACCGAATGTTCCAGTTTACCTGATTCGTTTGTTGATATCGAAAACTGGCTTTTCGATAAAGACTCAGTTCCAAGGTTAAGTGACAATGGTTCCTTGCCATCTGAACTGATCAATATTCCATCTCCTGAATGGTGGTGAGAGTGTTCAAAAATTGAAAAGTTCTGAAAATAATGCTAAGGAGGCTATTGATTTTTCTGTCAAATGACTTGCTTAGCTATGAGTACTATATAGTGTATGTCACATTTTGAGGCTCATAAAATCCTTTGTTAAGAGATAACCTTGCTAGGTGTTCAACAATCCCCAAAATTTGATGATAAATTAGATTGTATAGTTAGTGCGTAGCCTATAAGCCTAATCAATTAGACATGCTTTTATTATGATTGGATACTTGGATGTATTGAAGGCTCAAAGAAAGTCTGAACCTTTTGCTGCTTTTATGAACAGTTCAAGACCTTCTAAAGTTAATGGATGAAGTGAACATGATAAATGAGCTTTGGTTGCATTTCCTTTGGTTCTTACTCTTTATGCCAATCAATGGGTTGCTGGTGGAGTCAAGGATTCAGATTGAATATATTGCATTATTGAGAAATTTCACGAACCgttattttttatcaatattaACCAACATTTTAGATCAACAatatatttttatactattaGGATTTAGGAGTTTAACCAATACTATATCCTTTGGATATTACGTATAAAAATACATTTGTTGGCCAAGTTTTAATCCAAAATGTTAAGTTTCGTTTGTCATGTAGCATTGCCTTTTAGTCGGAAATTTTAGTATTCAATATTTTATTCACCAAATTAGTTTTCAAATCTTAATTTCATTAGACAAATTTGTCTCGACGTCATATTATTCGTCTTTCATAGAAGAACTaatatgaaattttaaaaaattcttatGAACTGTTATTTCTTTATTAAATAATGACAGAGgttgatttatttaattttttttatcataatttGTTTTGATATTGATTTGGCTAACAATAAAAAGTTAAAGactaatttagtaattaaaatttattgagAATTAAAATATTCGATTAAAAATTTCTTAAAAACTGATTTGATATTACTCCAAAGAAAATAATTGAttcaataattgaaaaatattgaaATTTCTTTGCTTATCCATGTCTATAATATCTTCTCAATTTGTAGTTGTAGCATGTGGGAGTAAAGTGTTTTCTATATACTCCAAATAGTTTAGAAAAAAGTTATACACACTGACACACTAAACATAATTCACCAAATTAACTATTATGtattttgtatataaatatatatattattaatttatttttaatatgtattttatattttaaaatatattttatattagtaattaatttagtagttaattttttgTACACCTAGCATTGTTAATAATTTTAACCTATACgtgtatatttataaatttagcAAGATAGGCCAAAAGGAAATTATAAAGATTTTGCAGGATTCAATggttaattaataactaataaaattcaAAGTGAATTAGCTTAATGAAAAAAGAATCACTCAGATAAAgatgtttattttatcttttgctaaagatatttttttattgtattttaatttttttttttaatttatttggtgTTCTTTTTCACATATTACTAAAttgttttaaaagattttttttttcaaaaaaactgaATTGGACTAAAACAAAAACTGAAATAGCTTAATTATTAGGTTTTTCCTAATATTGTTTATACGAAAGAAGTATgtcatagtaaaaaaaaaatacgtCACCAAATAATTTATTATCCGAATTATATATGAATCAAATCGATAATATGAAGATTAATACTAAAAAGATCGATAATAGGACTAAAGACTCATAAAACTTTCTTAAATTCACAAAAAAAAACCTNNNNNNNNNNNNNNNNNNNNNNNNNNNNNNNNNNNNNNNNNNNNNNNNNNNNNNNNNNNNNNNNNNNNNNNNNNNNNNNNNNNNNNNNNNNNNNNTATAAAAAATatacgtaaaataaaaaatattaaatttttttttataaaataatcaatattttttttattcttttaaacatATTTATTTCTATCCAATTAGAATGTGGATCAGATCCGATCTAATCCGATCATCTTACAGATTAGATCATATCCACAAATTATGGATTAGATACAGATAAATACCATAAATTTATGGATATGATCCGATCTATGATAGGTTCATTGTTGCAAAAATATACTTCTTTTTTATCATAAACCATTATTAGATCTTAATTACCATTAAAAGTCCGTGGCAGTAACAGTTGATGAATTCAATGAACCACAAAAAATCTTTGATCCAAATAACTTCAATGACACATCCAAGATACTCCATAGAAATATCTTCATTTGACTTGTGTGGTTGAGTTCTTCTGTCAACATATTTTGTCAACATATTTCATTAGCATTGTCTTTTAGCCACACAAATCAGATGAAGACATTTCTATGGAGTTTCCTGGATGTGGCATTGGGATTATTTGGATTGAAGATCTCTTGTAATTCAATCTTCAAAGAGGAAAGGACCTTGAAGCATGATCATGCTTTTTCAAAGTGTCTATTTTCGGAAGGTAGGATAATAGAGTGACAAGTAAGGACTAAAATGTTAAATATATAGTTCCATACATGACGGATGCAGCTTATAGAGTTTTATAGTTAGATAGCTTATAGAGTTTTATAGTTAAATAGTTGCAGTCAAGAGTGAGAATAATAATTTTAGGTTGCTTTTATCCCAGTTTTTgtataaaatcatcaataatttgGGATAGATATTATAAATAAgtttttatataattttgttatttttattctcataggataatctaattaataataaaagttaaTACCAATGCATAATAACTATTATCTCTACTATTTTTGGTGTACTATTTATCCAAAAACTTACACAACAAAAAAAGGTAACAGATAAAAGCAAGAAAATATAGTagagacatttttattagatacAAAGAAAGATCTCTCAGATaattatattatctttttcaCAATCTACTTATCTATTAGTAATATATTATAATATTGCTAAAGGTAACTTCCGTATTTATTCTTAactttttaggatttttaataTGATGCCACGTCAATTTTAAGTGGTTCTAGATTCATtcttaactttttaaaattttacagtTCAAGAGGTCAAATTCAGCACTATTGTTTAATTATTTCATTGTCATTCTCAATATAACAAGAATGAAATCAGGCTctctaaaattttgaaaatccacATTCTACCGAACTAAATCAAGAGcgcttattatttatttttttttaaaacataataatatttattattaaattttaagtgATCCCAATACATCTTGCCCATATACCATATACTATATATAAATATTGATATATATGTATCTCCGATTTAAATCGGTTTCAATTGATCTCTTATTATTTCTCTTTCGATAAGTATTAGTTCAAGATAGGGAAAATATaactatttaaaattattttagttAATATTATATACAAACTCTATATTCTATTAGAGAATAGAATCCACCTAATTAAGAGTATTCcaacatttaaattttttatacaaaaaagTTTTTTGAATTTTCCGTAGAAATTGATTACACTGATGAATAAGCTTTCAATGCTTCCAAaaacttttcctttttcaaagagttttttgaattttgtttggaTCTCGAGGTGCATTACTTTAAAACTGTCATGCaactaatataattttttattgtccTACGAAAAGATCTGTCCAAAAACCCTTTCTTTTTTCAAagagttttttgaatttttttggatATCGAGGTGTGTTTCTTTGGAAGAGCCAAAAATCTTTCCTTTTCCAAAgagttttttgattttttttttttggatcttGAGATACGTTTCTTTGAAACTGCCAAAAATCTTTCcttttttaaagaattttttgaatttttttagatCTCGAGGTGCATTTTTTTGGAACTGCCATGCaactaatataattttttattgccCTATAAAAAGATCTGTCCAAATTTTTTTTGGATATCGAGGTGTATCTCTTTGGAAGAGCAAAAAATCTTTCCTTTTCcaaagaattttttatttcttttgaataAGGGCAGGGGCGGATAGCAGGAATCAAACCCGCATCTTCTCCTTGGTAAAGAGAAATTTTACTATTCGACTATATCCACATTTTTAAATTGTATTTGATATGTAATATATCAATTTTATTTGTGTTTTAATTTTATATAGATTACTCTATACTTTCAATGTTAAtaggatttttttaatattattttttatattttttattctttaattttataTAGGTTAGTATATCCTTTNNNNNNNNNNNNNNNNNNNNNNNNNNNNNNNNNNNNNNNNNNNNNNNNNNNNNNNNNNNNNNNNNNNNNNNNNNNNNNNNNNNNNNNNNNNNNNNNNNNNNNNNNNNNNNNNNNNNNNNNNNNNNNNNNNNNNNNNNNNNNNNNNNNNNNNNNNNNNNNNNNNNNNNNNNNNNNNNNNNNNNNNNNNNNNNNNNNNNNNNNNNNNNNNNNNNNNNNNNNNNNNNNNNNNNNNNNNNNNNNNNNNNNNNNNNNNNNNNNNNNNNNNNNNNNNNNNNNNNNNNNNNNNNNNNNNNNNNNNNNNNNNNNNNNNNNNNNNNNNNNNNNNNNNNNNNNNNNNNNNNNNNNNNNNNNNNNNNNNNNNNNNNNNNNNNNNNNNNNNNNNNNNNNNNNNNNNNNNNNNNNNNNNNNNNNNNNNNNNNNNNNNNNNNNNNNNNNNNNNNNNNNNNNNNNNNNNNNNNNNNNNNNNNNNNNNNNNNNNNNNNNNNNNNNNNNNNNNNNNNNNNNNNNNNNNNNNNNNNNNNNNNNNNNNNNNNNNNNNNNNNNNNNNNNNNNNNNNNNNNNNNNNNNNNNNNNNNNNNNNNNNNNNNNNNNNNNNNNNNNNNNNNNNNNNNNNNNNNNNNNNNNNNNNNNNNNNNNNNNNNNNNNNNNNNNNNNNNNNNNNNNNNNNNNNNNNNNNNNNNNNNNNNNNNNNNNNNNNNNNNNNNNNNNNNNNNNNNNNNNNNNNNNNNNNNNNNNNNNNNNNNNNNNNNNNNNNNNNNNNNNNNNNNNNNNNNNNNNNNNNNNNNNNNNNNNNNNNNNNNNNNNNNNNNNNNNNNNNNNNNNNNNNNNNNNNNNNNNNNNNNNNNNNNNNNNNNNNNNNNNNNNNNNNNNNNNNNNNNNNNNNNNNNNNNNNNNNNNNNNNNNNNNNNNNNNNNNNNNNNNNNNNNNNNNNNNNNNNNNNNNNNNNNNNNNNNNNNNNNNNNNNNNNNNNNNNNNNNNNNNNNNNNNNNNNNNNNNNNNNNNNNNNNNNNNNNNNNNNNNNNNNNNNNNNNNNNNNNNNNNNNNNNNNNNNNNNNNNNNNNNNNNNNNNNNNNNNNNNNNNNNNNNNNNNNNNNNNNNNNNNNNNNNNNNNNNNNNNNNNNNNNNNNNNNNNNNNNNNNNNNNNNNNNNNNNNNNNNNNNNNNNNNNNNNNNNNNNNNNNNNNNNNNNNNNNNNNNNNNNNNNNNNNNNNNNNNNNNNNNNNNNNNNNNNNNNNNNNNNNNNNNNNNNNNNNNNNNNNNNNNNNNNNNNNNNNNNNNNNNNNNNNNNNNNNNNNNNNNNNNNNNNNNNNNNNNNNNNNNNNNNNNNNNNNNNNNNNNNNNNNNNNNNNNNNNNNNNNNNNNNNNNNNNNNNNNNNNNNNNNNNNNNNNNNNNNNNNNNNNNNNNNNNNNNNNNNNNNNNNNNNNNNNNNNNNNNNNNNNNNNNNNNNNNNNNNNNNNNNNNNNNNNNNNNNNNNNNNNNNNNNNNNNNNNNNNNNNNNNNNNNNNNNNNNNNNNNNNNNNNNNNNNNNNNNNNNNNNNNNNNNNNNNNNNNNNNNNNNNNNNNNNNNNNNNNNNNNNNNNNNNNNNNNNNNNNNNNNNNNNNNNNNNNNNNNNNNNNNNNNNNNNNNNNNNNNNNNNNNNNNNNNNNNNNNNNNNNNNNNNNNNNNNNNNNNNNNNNNNNNNNNNNNNNNNNNNNNNNNNNNNNNNNNNNNNNNNNNNNNNNNNNNNNNNNNNNNNNNNNNNNNNNNNNNNNNNNNNNNNNNNNNNNNNNNNNNNNNNNNNNNNNNNNNNNNNNNNNNNNNNNNNNNNNNNNNNNNNNNNNNNNNNNNNNNNNNNNNNNNNNNNNNNNNNNNNNNNNNNNNNNNNNNNNNNNNNNNNNNNNNNNNNNNNNNNNNNNNNNNNNNNNNNNNNNNNNNNNNNNNNNNNNNNNNNNNNNNNNNNNNNNNNNNNNNNNNNNNNNNNNNNNNNNNNNNNNNNNNNNNNNNNNNNNNNNNNNNNNNNNNNNNNNNNNNNNNNNNNNNNNNNNNNNNNNNNNNNNNNNNNNNNNNNNNNNNNNNNNNNNNNNNNNNNNNN from Arachis ipaensis cultivar K30076 chromosome B02, Araip1.1, whole genome shotgun sequence harbors:
- the LOC107625102 gene encoding uncharacterized protein LOC107625102, which encodes MPEVLEISSDEEQGPEKGLKSMDYDWIREFLGMSDSDSDDDGKSDDSDDVIIIRENKPHQPKSKSSTVAVKNLVDDEDGDCVVLDGDPENGVTCVDDEPTGSDELLVVGEKGQVACRDYPHARHACAKFPFSSTPHETHCDQCHCYVCDSLAPCLMWGTGLHILDHCHANDKTELWKIQRKNFKLGNFSPLPALPNHGTSLRAGHRECNETLPPEVIHLPPDSILRNQARRSTAVHSYSLNSVPQNNISRPARLVAHSPALNSRVQNQLPIPNNIPVYSKAPNISIPNGANHGRSYRGAFVRNRPQPLFFPKHCLGVRTHAIHKERGSGVSGLSHQFLHPLTVPNRVATAANFPTVNHSGHVSSSLSNHVSSTQLQGDEYHTAPGFSNQSNVNDANRVWLPGNSPLSPNSRSRPQTYSQPFIQSNEGNNFYEPYIQDGDSPLIYSAPSNSNQHQNEHQMRNQNENAVGNIVPCEIESQETYQSNQQEVNQREASGNADNISAFESNWCKNTGQSVEPPIACSHLQDSGSSNQVQPPNVNESDTHVTPTGNVEPPTECSSLPDSFVDIENWLFDKDSVPRLSDNGSLPSELINIPSPEWW